From a region of the Mytilus galloprovincialis chromosome 3, xbMytGall1.hap1.1, whole genome shotgun sequence genome:
- the LOC143069843 gene encoding uncharacterized protein LOC143069843, whose protein sequence is MEGTFVETAAVQACIKLLETNSLIVLTGAAGTGKSRNSLEILHQFRVKHPEYDTVKLTNLHDFADVVTAKEKLVILFEDIFGRTNTKFTENTDVQIIDRLYASTIKGNVKVILTVRNTIRTSCQWVFISHKIFHGTCEVDLSSQKFKMTATEKKSLLSKYFVVNNFRLLEVEDQENYFEETILDPQIAVTINRETLNTIVETEPFLGFPEACSLFTGNRKLTRLGLSFFKHPSKYLFEEIEKLRINGADKHQDRMSYITLVYIFLNDDILDPEDINSERCLEISESCYGISYKKFPTCHIRDAANWMIGKYLTLRCNKDTYHFQHQTILESILISYSRIDQNLILSRLSFDFIRELVRLQNYLLKEGEIVMKISPKYYQKLADRIIKIVQSEYFNNSLSITIQLLCDSEIIRENDERFVKCLIDKAHDVYFQPDYALQSYTTNNGEFRLCKLYLPALFLGRIVQQREMNKTITLLLDHLKFILTSDSGEDIKFVCNSSLSEAFLHVCELESNEKILDNVWESVMNLNMFKMIENMHSIISTVCSRCPVTTMKWMLNNIDRSTFEMNHLINRACEFKRLDVVQLICASVNHDQLDFTSAFLVALNNVRNDPDELVSKWLIKNIGHQLFDMKKITSQVLVVGCVDDLNFLLQNVDNNILDMELVFTQVCKKNRHIVESFLKWMVTNVQKKMLNTHEMLILACIAQEIAVVKYLINNVDHNLLDLTSVLMSAVSSYWRGSNIDLIKWLFLHVDLKHIDMLDIINKAFQEVRYEEIKTLITCSKDNFVNINHILKNACENTQMELIKVVLSVVDHLRLNIRDAVRSVCVLPKMDLLEFFLHNVDQSLYNANYVIEISCRFGWVHILKWLLDNVEYSSSVIHEAITIVLHGQFRESNKTLVLMLKKIDTNQVDIKAVMNTACSRSHFDVVQWLLSNVDNYLFDMPTAFDKAIHAYRPDLTVSLIQLLIDNIDYKLIDMASMLKIENKDCLFDIVECVLRGVDHKVYDVQKAFNTIYAGLMSDEISNDDDNDNNNKKEKYLTLIKLILDKVNHESLDLKNVLNQACRDCSSDVVKLLLENTDHKMLDVKKAMNIVYNLWVGNKREKGERVKGQDIEKQYSNEEEQEESKIGEYENDEKNEQEIEEQEAEKEENKGGDKEDEDREGENINKTKNKYKHLVMLILKQIL, encoded by the coding sequence ATGGAAGGTACTTTTGTGGAAACAGCTGCTGTACAGGCTTGTATCAAACTTCTAGAAACGAACTCACTTATTGTGCTAACAGGGGCAGCTGGTACAGGAAAAAGTAGAAACAGCTTAGAAATACTACACCAGTTCCGGGTCAAACATCCGGAATATGACACAGTTAAACTTACAAACTTGCATGATTTTGCTGATGTTGTTACGGCAAAGGAAAAGCTGGTCATATTGTTTGAAGATATTTTTGGTAGAACTAATACAAAGTTTACGGAGAATACAGATGTTCAAATTATCGATAGACTATATGCATCCACTATTAAGGGTAATGTTAAGGTTATCTTAACTGTACGAAATACAATTAGAACGTCTTGCCAATGGGTTTTTATCTCACACAAAATATTCCATGGTACGTGTGAAGTTGATCTTAGTtcacaaaaatttaaaatgacCGCAACTGAAAAGAAATCGctactttcaaaatattttgttgtaaataaTTTTCGTCTTCTTGAAGTTGAAGATCAAGAAAACTATTTTGAAGAAACAATATTGGATCCTCAAATAGCTGTCACTATAAATCGTGAAACATTAAACACAATTGTTGAAACAGAACCATTTTTGGGTTTCCCTGAAGCTTGTTCTTTATTTACGGGCAACAGAAAACTCACTCGTCTTGGTTTAAGTTTTTTCAAACACCCATCCAAATATTTATTTGAAGAAATTGAGAAGCTTAGGATTAATGGAGCTGACAAGCATCAGGACAGAATGTCTTATATTACATtggtttacatatttttaaacGACGATATTCTTGATCCAGAAGATATAAACAGTGAAAGATGTCTTGAAATATCAGAGTCATGCTATGGGATCtcatataaaaaatttccaaCATGCCATATTAGAGATGCTGCAAATTGGATGATAGGCAAATATCTTACATTGCGATGTAATAAAGATACATATCACTTCCAGCATCAAACAATATTAGAAAGTATCTTAATATCATATAGTAGAATCGATCAGAATCTAATCTTGTCAAGGCTAAGCTTTGATTTTATAAGAGAGTTGGTACGACTTCAAAATTATTTGTTGAAAGAAGGTGAGATCGTGATGAAAATATCtccaaaatattatcaaaaacttGCTGACCGAATCATAAAAATAGTACAATCGGAATATTTTAACAATTCATTGTCAATAACTATTCAGTTGTTGTGTGATTCAGAAATAATAAGAGAAAATGATGAACGTTTTGTCAAATGTTTGATTGACAAAGCACATGATGTTTATTTTCAGCCAGACTATGCTTTACAGTCATATACAACAAACAACGGTGAATTCAGACTTTGCAAACTTTATTTACCTGCACTTTTTCTGGGGCGTATTGTGCAGCAAAGAGAAATGAATAAAACTATTACTCTGTTGCTTGATCATCTCAAGTTCATCTTGACGTCTGATAGTGGAGAGGATattaaatttgtttgtaattCATCCCTTTCAGAAGCATTTTTACATGTTTGTGAATTAGAAAGCAATGAAAAGATTTTAGACAATGTATGGGAATCTgttatgaatttgaatatgttcAAAATGATAGAAAACATGCATAGCATTATCAGTACAGTGTGTTCAAGATGTCCAGTAACAACGATGAAATGGATGTTGAACAacattgaccgaagtacatttgaAATGAACCATTTAATAAATAGGGCATGTGAATTCAAAAGACTTGATGTTGTACAGTTGATATGCGCATCTGTAAACCATGACCAGCTTGACTTCACATCAGCATTTCTTGTGGCATTAAATAATGTCAGAAACGACCCAGATGAGCTAGTTTCAAAATGGTTGATAAAGAACATTGGTCATcaattatttgatatgaaaaaaataacaagtcAAGTTCTTGTAGTTGGTTGTGTCGacgatttaaattttttattgcaAAATGTTGATAACAACATTTTAGACATGGAATTAGTGTTCACTCAAGTGTGTAAAAAGAATAGGCACATCGTAGAAAGTTTTTTGAAATGGATGGTAACGAATGTACAAAAGAAAATGTTGAACACACATGAAATGCTGATTTTGGCATGTATTGCTCAGGAGATTGCTGTGGTTAAGTACTTGATTAATAATGTCGATCATAATCTCTTGGATTTAACGTCTGTGCTAATGTCTGCGGTGAGTAGTTATTGGCGAGGAAGCAACATAGATTTAATAAAATGGCTTTTTTTacatgttgatttgaaacatatcGACATGTTGGACATTATAAATAAAGCTTTTCAAGAAGTAAGATATGAAGAGATTAAAACGTTAATAACATGTAGTAAAGacaattttgttaatattaacCACATTTTGAAAAATGCATGTGAAAACACGCAAATGGAACTTATCAAAGTTGTGTTGTCTGTTGTTGATCATCTCAGACTAAACATCAGAGACGCTGTTAGATCAGTATGTGTATTGCCGAAAATGGATTTATTAGAATTTTTCTTGCATAATGTAGATCAAAGTTTATATAACGCAAACTACGTAATAGAAATATCATGTAGGTTTGGATGGGTCCATATTCTGAAATGGTTGTTAGACAATGTGGAATACTCATCGTCAGTTATTCATGAAGCAATAACTATTGTGTTACATGGACAGTTTAGGGAATCTAATAAAACGTTGGTGTTGATGTTGAAAAAGATTGATACAAATCAAGTAGATATTAAAGCAGTCATGAATACAGCTTGTAGTCGAAGTCATTTTGATGTGGTCCAATGGTTGTTATCTAATGTAGACAATTACTTATTTGACATGCCAACTGCATTTGATAAAGCCATACATGCATACCGTCCTGATTTAACTGTTTCTCTGATACAACTTTTGATAGACAATATAGATTATAAATTAATTGACATGGCAAGCATGTTGAAGatagaaaataaagattgtttgTTTGATATTGTTGAATGTGTCTTACGAGGTGTAGATCATAAAGTATATGATGTACAAAAAGCCTTTAACACTATATACGCCGGATTGATGTCAGACGAAAtctccaatgacgatgacaatgaTAATAATAACAAGAAGGAAAAGTACCTAACGTTAATCAAACTGATACTTGATAAGGTAAATCATGAATCATTGGACTTGAAGAACGTTTTGAATCAGGCATGTCGTGATTGTTCCTCAGATGTTGTTAAACTGTTGTTAGAAAATACCGATCATAAAATGTTAGATGTAAAAAAAGCAATGAACATAGTATACAACTTATGGGTGGGCAACAAGAGAGAAAAGGGCGAGAGGGTAAAGGGACAGGATATAGAGAAACAATACAGTAATGAGGAAGAACAGGAAGAGAGTAAGATAGGGGAATATGAGAATGATGAAAAGAATGAACAGGAGATAGAAGAGCAGGAAGCAGAGAAGGAAGAAAATAAAGGTGGGGACAAAGAAGACGAAGACAGAGAAGgggaaaatatcaataaaacaaaaaacaaatacaaacatttgGTTATGCTGATTCTCAAGCAA